One region of Ornithinibacter aureus genomic DNA includes:
- a CDS encoding CpaF family protein gives MNDYSSFTGGAVTAATKEDDSLVVTFRRMLLEEVDLHELSKIDANQRRARLERVIAHLVSREGVILSASERNQLVRRVVDEAVGLGVLEPILNDPTVSEIMINGHDTIYVERAGKLERWPAPFSSDEQLMQTIDRIVSTVNRRVDESSPMVDARLPADSRMPRGARVNVVLPPLSLNGPTVTIRLFPHALSLTQLIERESIDRRTALLLKACVEGRLNVVVSGGTGSGKTTLLNALSSFISPDERIVTIEDAAELSLNQPHTIRLETRPANVEGRGQVSIRDLVRNSLRMRPDRIIVGECRGGEALDMLQAMNTGHEGSLTTVHANNPDDALSRLETLASMSDVEVPFHALRDQVNSAIDIIVQLNRLADGSRRVVDVSWVRSRRQEEFDLVPLMQYAIDRTDPAKPQGRFDVYDLPAPLRQRLTEGGADLSLVEVA, from the coding sequence GTGAACGACTACAGCTCCTTCACCGGTGGGGCCGTCACGGCGGCGACCAAGGAGGACGACAGCCTGGTCGTCACCTTCCGGCGGATGCTCCTCGAGGAGGTCGACCTCCACGAGCTGAGCAAGATCGACGCCAACCAGCGACGGGCCAGGCTCGAGCGCGTCATCGCCCACCTCGTCTCCCGCGAGGGCGTCATCCTGTCGGCGAGCGAGCGCAACCAGCTGGTGCGCCGAGTGGTCGACGAGGCGGTCGGTCTGGGTGTGCTCGAGCCGATCCTCAACGACCCCACCGTCAGCGAGATCATGATCAACGGGCACGACACCATCTACGTCGAGCGGGCTGGCAAGCTCGAGCGCTGGCCGGCCCCGTTCAGCAGCGACGAGCAGCTGATGCAGACCATCGACCGCATCGTCTCGACGGTCAACCGTCGAGTCGACGAGTCCAGCCCGATGGTCGACGCGCGGCTTCCCGCGGACAGCCGGATGCCGCGCGGCGCGCGAGTCAACGTCGTGCTCCCCCCACTCAGCCTCAACGGGCCCACCGTCACCATCCGGCTCTTCCCCCATGCGCTGAGCCTGACCCAGCTCATCGAACGCGAGTCGATCGACCGACGCACGGCGTTGCTGCTCAAGGCCTGCGTCGAGGGGCGGCTCAACGTCGTGGTGTCCGGTGGCACGGGGTCGGGCAAGACGACGCTGCTCAACGCGCTGTCGTCCTTCATCAGCCCCGACGAGCGGATCGTCACCATCGAGGACGCCGCCGAGCTCAGCCTGAACCAGCCACACACCATCCGCCTCGAGACCCGACCCGCCAACGTCGAGGGTCGCGGCCAGGTGTCGATCCGTGACCTCGTGCGCAACAGCCTGCGCATGCGGCCCGACCGCATCATCGTCGGCGAGTGCCGCGGCGGCGAGGCGCTCGACATGCTCCAGGCGATGAACACCGGTCACGAGGGGTCCCTCACGACGGTGCACGCCAACAACCCGGACGACGCCCTCTCCCGACTGGAGACGCTGGCCTCGATGAGCGACGTGGAGGTGCCCTTCCACGCCCTGCGCGACCAGGTGAACTCGGCCATCGACATCATCGTCCAGCTCAACCGGCTCGCCGACGGGTCACGCCGAGTCGTCGACGTGTCGTGGGTGCGCAGCCGTCGCCAGGAGGAGTTCGACCTCGTGCCCCTCATGCAGTACGCCATCGACCGCACCGATCCGGCCAAGCCGCAGGGTCGCTTCGACGTGTACGACCTGCCTGCGCCGCTGCGACAGCGTCTCACCGAGGGTGGGGCCGATCTGTCGCTGGTCGAGGTGGCCTGA
- a CDS encoding P-loop NTPase, protein MSQVIIGMADENLVADLMSLLEEMDGFTVRAVAKSPTELVDLASRLEPDVVFVHETLGIEPVSQTIRDLANRRPSTAVIQVSQMRTPTLVIKAMEDGARGVVAYPFAYEDVSTRVIAAAEWSEHMKAVLAGAAVTNTTRGEVVAVVGAKGGVGTTTVAAHLAFDHLRDHPQDKVCLVDVDIEKGDVGAIFEVRQSVSIADVAKVSGDLSPHAVHDAVIRHESGLHLLLAPLDVREGEFVSPEAIRAIVSLLRREFDLVVLDGGGHVSPAQAAVVELAGECLVVTTPDVLSVRAMRRRMIAWSALGVREEPGFKVLVNKVDRASLFPANAVTKLTTAHVVETQIPYSPRVLEASINDRDPRAVTEVAWWSLISSLRVELGLAKAPVTASKGRSKRGTNAQATTATPKGRQKGERAGRGKAVAQPDEGAAATAEPGPAPEPVAAGRSRESGAVGLETVGILPAAVLLCLIGWQTAVTGFSFIYAGHASSVASREYAVTADAGDAERAARAAVPSSLRGGLSVAASGDRVSVTVPVVKGFPAGLPTSLTSTRTVVREQ, encoded by the coding sequence ATGAGCCAGGTCATCATCGGGATGGCGGACGAGAACCTCGTCGCCGACCTCATGTCCCTCCTCGAGGAGATGGACGGCTTCACCGTGCGCGCGGTCGCGAAGTCCCCGACCGAGCTCGTCGACCTCGCCTCGCGGCTCGAACCCGACGTGGTCTTCGTCCACGAGACCCTGGGCATCGAGCCGGTCTCGCAGACGATCCGTGACCTCGCGAACCGGCGTCCGTCCACGGCCGTCATCCAGGTGTCGCAGATGCGCACCCCCACGCTGGTCATCAAGGCCATGGAGGACGGCGCCCGCGGGGTGGTCGCCTACCCGTTCGCCTACGAGGACGTCTCCACCCGCGTCATCGCCGCGGCCGAGTGGAGCGAACACATGAAGGCCGTGCTCGCCGGAGCCGCGGTCACCAACACCACCCGCGGTGAGGTCGTGGCCGTGGTGGGCGCCAAGGGAGGGGTCGGCACGACCACCGTCGCCGCCCACCTGGCGTTCGACCACCTGCGCGACCACCCGCAGGACAAGGTCTGCCTCGTCGACGTGGACATCGAGAAGGGCGACGTCGGTGCCATTTTCGAGGTGCGCCAGTCGGTGTCCATTGCCGACGTCGCCAAGGTCTCCGGTGACCTCTCCCCCCACGCCGTCCACGACGCCGTCATCCGGCACGAGTCCGGCCTGCACCTGCTTCTGGCACCGCTCGACGTGCGCGAAGGCGAGTTCGTCAGCCCCGAGGCGATCCGAGCCATCGTCTCGCTGCTGCGCCGCGAGTTCGACCTCGTGGTCCTCGACGGTGGGGGCCACGTCTCGCCCGCCCAGGCCGCGGTCGTCGAACTGGCCGGGGAGTGCCTCGTCGTCACCACACCGGACGTGCTCTCCGTGCGGGCAATGCGTCGCCGGATGATCGCCTGGTCGGCCCTCGGCGTCCGGGAGGAGCCGGGGTTCAAGGTGCTCGTCAACAAGGTCGACCGCGCCAGCCTCTTCCCGGCGAACGCCGTCACCAAGTTGACGACGGCCCATGTCGTCGAGACCCAGATCCCCTACTCGCCGAGGGTCCTCGAGGCATCGATCAACGACCGTGACCCGCGCGCCGTCACCGAGGTCGCCTGGTGGAGCCTGATCAGCAGCCTGCGGGTCGAGCTCGGTCTCGCGAAGGCGCCCGTCACGGCATCCAAGGGTCGCTCCAAGCGCGGCACGAACGCGCAGGCGACCACGGCGACGCCCAAGGGTCGGCAGAAGGGAGAGCGCGCGGGACGGGGCAAGGCCGTGGCGCAGCCCGACGAGGGCGCCGCTGCCACGGCTGAACCAGGCCCTGCCCCCGAGCCGGTCGCCGCAGGCCGGTCCAGGGAGTCGGGTGCCGTGGGCCTGGAGACGGTCGGCATCCTGCCCGCTGCCGTGCTGCTGTGCCTCATCGGGTGGCAGACGGCCGTGACGGGCTTCTCCTTCATCTACGCGGGGCACGCCTCGTCGGTGGCCTCCCGTGAGTACGCGGTCACCGCCGACGCCGGCGATGCCGAGCGGGCAGCCCGGGCCGCGGTGCCGAGCAGCCTGCGAGGTGGGCTGTCCGTCGCGGCGTCCGGGGACCGCGTGTCGGTGACCGTTCCCGTGGTCAAGGGCTTCCCCGCGGGGTTGCCGACCTCCCTCACGAGCACGCGCACGGTGGTGAGGGAGCAATGA
- a CDS encoding prepilin peptidase: MTGTEAFAITATLATASAVVGWLIARWLRTHAHRYADEVGLECRTHAWVPVVSALVLPLLALGGWRTHGWSLALVTWTIGAVLLTMAAIDIDVRRLPDRFTKPLVPATMLGTGLVALVTGSGGDWVRGVLGGLVLGVVYLVLALLGRGTGLGLGDVKLAPSLGVLLAFQSWAAVVLASVLAFVSAGVLGLVLIALRRADRRSTLAFGPHMIGAAMLVLAAPGLGWVLGLSSSG; the protein is encoded by the coding sequence GTGACCGGCACCGAGGCGTTCGCGATCACCGCGACGCTCGCCACGGCATCCGCGGTCGTGGGGTGGTTGATCGCGCGATGGTTGCGCACGCACGCCCACCGGTACGCCGACGAGGTCGGCCTCGAGTGTCGGACCCACGCCTGGGTGCCCGTGGTGAGCGCGCTCGTGCTGCCGCTGCTCGCCCTCGGGGGGTGGCGCACGCACGGGTGGTCGCTGGCGCTCGTGACGTGGACGATCGGGGCGGTGCTGCTGACGATGGCGGCGATCGACATCGACGTGCGGCGGCTGCCAGACCGGTTCACCAAGCCCCTGGTGCCGGCAACCATGCTCGGGACGGGGCTGGTCGCCCTGGTCACCGGTTCGGGGGGTGACTGGGTGCGGGGGGTGCTCGGTGGCCTGGTGCTCGGCGTCGTCTACCTGGTGCTCGCGCTGCTCGGTCGGGGGACCGGGTTGGGGCTCGGCGACGTCAAGCTCGCCCCCAGCCTGGGGGTGCTGCTCGCCTTCCAGAGCTGGGCTGCCGTGGTGCTCGCCTCGGTGCTGGCGTTCGTGTCGGCGGGGGTCCTCGGGCTGGTCCTGATCGCCCTGCGCCGTGCCGATCGGCGCTCGACGCTGGCCTTCGGGCCACACATGATCGGAGCCGCGATGCTCGTGCTGGCCGCGCCGGGCCTGGGGTGGGTGCTGGGGCTCAGCTCGTCGGGGTGA
- the cpaB gene encoding Flp pilus assembly protein CpaB — protein sequence MAISILVALATFFVVTGYVANVNSQVGSRVTVYRATQPIEPYTALSTDNLEPVEVPERWVSKSSVLRMDDLLGRRVGFRLNAGSTVSSDMLIPSSSLTQDEREVAVNVDSVTGVAGRVRPGDRVDLYAVFADVPGLPKSVKVLARDIRVVSIAGEQQVTQAGEGGIEEQSVIPVTLAVVPKVAMSLTYAANFAAEVRLVALPNDVGTDRRGEVDAFDASELGGTAVPEGEER from the coding sequence ATGGCCATCTCGATCCTCGTCGCCCTCGCCACGTTCTTCGTCGTCACCGGGTACGTGGCGAACGTCAACAGCCAGGTCGGCTCGCGCGTCACCGTCTACCGCGCGACGCAGCCGATCGAGCCGTACACGGCGCTGAGCACCGACAACCTCGAGCCGGTCGAGGTTCCCGAGCGGTGGGTGTCCAAGTCCTCGGTCCTGCGGATGGACGACCTCCTCGGCCGCCGCGTGGGCTTCCGGCTCAACGCCGGGTCGACCGTGTCGTCGGACATGCTCATCCCGAGCTCGAGCCTGACCCAGGACGAGCGCGAGGTCGCGGTCAACGTCGACTCCGTGACGGGCGTCGCCGGTCGGGTCCGTCCCGGTGACCGGGTCGACCTGTACGCCGTGTTCGCCGACGTTCCCGGGTTGCCGAAGTCGGTCAAGGTCCTGGCGCGCGACATCCGGGTCGTCTCCATCGCCGGCGAGCAGCAGGTCACCCAGGCCGGGGAGGGCGGCATCGAGGAGCAGTCGGTCATCCCCGTGACGCTCGCCGTCGTGCCCAAGGTCGCGATGAGCCTGACCTACGCCGCGAACTTCGCCGCCGAGGTCCGACTGGTCGCCCTGCCCAACGACGTCGGCACCGACCGCCGCGGTGAGGTCGACGCCTTCGACGCCTCCGAACTCGGTGGGACCGCCGTTCCCGAAGGAGAAGAGCGATGA
- a CDS encoding TadE/TadG family type IV pilus assembly protein: MRDERGAAALEVAGVAPLVILGALVALQFGVAGWTIVSTHEAARDGARAYSLGGDPRAAAEGALPGIMQVAGDGGTLSADGYTYSVTVKVPTVVKIDIGSVTRSVTMPVIK; this comes from the coding sequence GTGCGCGACGAACGCGGCGCAGCCGCCCTCGAGGTGGCCGGCGTGGCCCCGCTCGTGATCCTGGGCGCCCTGGTGGCACTGCAGTTCGGGGTGGCCGGGTGGACCATCGTGTCGACCCACGAGGCGGCGCGCGACGGGGCCCGCGCCTACTCCCTGGGTGGCGACCCGCGCGCCGCTGCCGAAGGCGCCCTACCGGGGATCATGCAGGTCGCCGGGGACGGGGGGACGCTGAGTGCCGACGGCTACACCTACTCAGTGACCGTCAAGGTTCCGACCGTCGTCAAGATCGACATCGGGTCGGTGACCCGGAGCGTCACGATGCCGGTGATCAAGTGA
- the murJ gene encoding murein biosynthesis integral membrane protein MurJ, giving the protein MTTEPPQPADEPSGAGQGAPRQSLGRAGAIMASGSLVSRAVGLVRAALLTGVVGATGYAADGFNVANTLPNQFYLLLAGGALNAILVPQIVRAKMRPDGDEFVNRIITLTLAVLAVATAALMLAAPLLVRVYAKFDDPAALRLTTIFAVICLPQLFFYGLFTILGQVLNANGRFAGFMWAPALANVVAVAGLVWFMQAGYPSGASPADWTPAMIGILAGTATLSIAIQALALVIPLRRIGFRYRPVWGVRGHGLGEVSQVAKWTFGSLVVSQLGYVVTSRVLTGATERGKVIGESVSGLAAYQNAFLIVMLPHGLVTVSLVTALYTSLSEAASRDDTRQVRRYHDQGLRLPAVIIVPGCVFLAVLAPYITSTFFFSNSLDQTRAIAVVLSVIAWMAIPMSWTYLNDRVFYAHEMTWMSYRLQCVTTGVATVGAVVALQVDPARTAMVLGAGQVLAFVVSAAVGFWVLRRMIGNLGLRATARTYVLLLIPAIVTAVGLLLAIGLLFPDLGETRGAAGLLAGGLVLGAAGAIQLGVTWGVASLFGVREISTALQPVTRRLRRR; this is encoded by the coding sequence ATGACCACTGAGCCGCCCCAGCCTGCTGACGAGCCGTCCGGCGCCGGTCAGGGCGCCCCCCGGCAGAGCTTGGGCCGCGCCGGCGCGATCATGGCGTCCGGGTCGCTGGTGAGCCGGGCCGTCGGGCTCGTGCGGGCAGCGCTGCTCACCGGCGTCGTCGGCGCCACCGGGTATGCCGCTGACGGGTTCAACGTCGCCAACACGCTGCCCAACCAGTTCTACCTGCTCCTCGCGGGGGGCGCGCTCAACGCGATCCTCGTGCCCCAGATCGTTCGGGCCAAGATGCGCCCCGACGGCGACGAGTTCGTCAACCGGATCATCACGCTGACCCTGGCGGTGCTCGCCGTGGCGACGGCGGCGCTGATGCTCGCCGCTCCCCTCCTCGTGCGGGTGTACGCGAAGTTCGACGACCCCGCCGCCCTGCGCCTGACGACGATCTTCGCCGTCATCTGCCTGCCGCAGCTCTTCTTCTACGGCCTGTTCACCATCCTCGGGCAGGTGCTCAACGCCAATGGGCGCTTCGCCGGCTTCATGTGGGCCCCGGCGCTGGCCAACGTCGTGGCCGTGGCCGGTCTCGTGTGGTTCATGCAGGCCGGCTACCCGTCGGGGGCGTCTCCGGCCGACTGGACCCCGGCGATGATCGGCATCCTCGCCGGAACGGCAACGCTGTCGATCGCCATCCAGGCCCTGGCCCTGGTCATCCCGTTGCGCCGGATCGGCTTCCGGTACCGACCCGTGTGGGGGGTGCGGGGTCACGGGCTGGGCGAGGTGAGCCAGGTCGCGAAGTGGACCTTCGGGTCCCTCGTCGTCAGCCAGCTCGGGTACGTCGTGACCTCGCGGGTGCTCACCGGGGCCACCGAACGGGGCAAGGTGATCGGTGAGAGCGTCTCGGGTCTGGCGGCGTACCAGAACGCCTTCCTCATCGTCATGCTGCCGCATGGTCTGGTCACGGTCTCGCTCGTCACGGCGCTCTACACGAGCCTGTCCGAGGCAGCCAGCCGTGACGACACCCGCCAGGTGCGCCGCTACCACGACCAGGGGCTGCGCCTGCCCGCCGTGATCATCGTGCCGGGCTGCGTCTTCCTCGCGGTGCTGGCCCCGTACATCACCTCCACGTTCTTCTTCAGCAACAGCCTCGACCAGACCCGGGCCATCGCGGTCGTCCTGTCGGTCATCGCGTGGATGGCGATCCCGATGAGCTGGACCTACCTCAACGACCGCGTCTTCTACGCCCACGAGATGACGTGGATGTCATACCGCCTCCAGTGCGTCACGACCGGCGTCGCCACGGTCGGCGCCGTGGTGGCCCTCCAGGTCGATCCTGCAAGGACCGCCATGGTGCTCGGGGCCGGCCAGGTGCTGGCGTTCGTCGTGTCCGCCGCGGTGGGCTTCTGGGTGCTGCGGCGGATGATCGGCAACCTCGGTCTGCGGGCCACGGCGCGCACGTACGTCCTGCTGCTGATCCCCGCGATCGTGACCGCGGTGGGGCTGTTGCTGGCGATCGGGCTGCTCTTCCCCGACCTCGGCGAG
- a CDS encoding CCA tRNA nucleotidyltransferase, protein MSTRQPSAALLRRAVAHLAPSITALTDLGARFADAGHDLALVGGPVRDALLGRAVSDVDFTTSARPDETEALLAAWGTATWDMGREFGTIGARRGDMVVEVTTYRADAYDGQTRKPIVAFGDSLEDDLVRRDFTVNAMALRLPDLTFVDPHGGLADLEDQVLRTPSAPEVSFGDDPLRMMRAARFVAQLAFVPTPEVFAAMRELAASIEIVSAERVRDELVKLIMAPHPRAGLELLTESGLAALVLPELPALRLEVDEHHRHKDVYDHSMIVLEQAIDLEGPADGPPESVPGPDLVLRLAALLHDIGKPATRRFESGGGVSFHHHEVVGAKLAAKRMRALRFDKETTKAVARLVELHLRFHGYGDGQWTDSAVRRYVTDAGPLLPRLHRLTRADCTTRNVRKARRLAATYDDLESRIERLLELEELKAVRPELDGNEIAAVLGIPPGPVLGRAYKHLLSVRLDEGVIGPDAAAQRLRAWWAEQPEAAGD, encoded by the coding sequence GTGTCCACCCGTCAGCCCTCTGCCGCGCTCCTTCGCCGAGCGGTGGCGCACCTCGCGCCGTCCATCACGGCGTTGACCGACCTCGGCGCCCGGTTCGCGGATGCCGGTCACGACCTCGCGCTCGTCGGCGGGCCCGTGCGCGACGCCCTCCTCGGACGTGCGGTGAGTGACGTCGACTTCACGACCTCGGCACGACCTGACGAGACCGAGGCGCTGCTCGCCGCGTGGGGCACCGCGACCTGGGACATGGGGCGCGAGTTCGGCACCATCGGCGCTCGCCGCGGCGACATGGTCGTCGAGGTGACCACCTACCGGGCCGACGCCTACGACGGTCAGACCCGCAAGCCGATCGTCGCGTTCGGCGACTCCCTCGAGGACGACCTCGTCCGGCGTGACTTCACCGTCAACGCCATGGCGCTGCGGCTGCCCGACCTCACCTTCGTCGACCCGCACGGCGGGCTCGCCGACCTCGAGGACCAGGTGCTGCGCACGCCCTCCGCCCCCGAGGTGTCCTTCGGTGACGACCCGCTGCGGATGATGCGCGCCGCACGCTTCGTCGCCCAGCTCGCGTTCGTGCCCACCCCCGAGGTGTTCGCCGCGATGCGGGAGCTCGCGGCATCCATCGAGATCGTCTCCGCCGAGCGGGTGCGCGACGAGCTCGTGAAGCTGATCATGGCACCGCACCCGCGCGCCGGCCTCGAGCTGCTCACCGAGAGCGGGCTCGCCGCGCTGGTGCTGCCCGAGCTGCCCGCGCTGCGCCTCGAGGTCGACGAGCACCACCGGCACAAGGACGTCTACGACCACTCGATGATCGTGCTCGAGCAGGCGATCGACCTCGAGGGCCCGGCCGACGGCCCGCCGGAGTCGGTGCCCGGCCCCGACCTCGTGCTGCGCCTCGCGGCCCTGCTCCACGACATCGGCAAGCCGGCCACCCGGCGCTTCGAGAGCGGCGGTGGGGTGTCCTTCCACCACCACGAGGTCGTCGGGGCCAAGCTCGCGGCCAAGAGGATGCGGGCGCTGCGCTTCGACAAGGAGACCACCAAGGCGGTGGCCCGCCTCGTCGAGCTGCACCTGCGCTTCCACGGGTACGGCGACGGTCAGTGGACCGACTCGGCCGTTCGTCGCTACGTCACGGATGCCGGGCCGCTCCTGCCGCGGCTGCACCGGCTCACGCGCGCCGACTGCACGACGCGCAACGTGCGCAAGGCCCGCCGCCTGGCCGCCACGTACGACGACCTCGAGTCGCGCATCGAGCGACTCCTGGAGCTCGAGGAGCTCAAGGCCGTGCGCCCCGAGCTCGACGGCAACGAGATCGCGGCCGTGCTCGGCATCCCCCCCGGGCCGGTGCTCGGGCGGGCCTACAAGCACCTGCTCTCGGTGCGTCTCGACGAGGGCGTCATCGGGCCCGACGCCGCGGCGCAGCGGTTGCGTGCCTGGTGGGCCGAGCAGCCCGAGGCCGCCGGGGACTGA
- a CDS encoding NUDIX hydrolase, with the protein MSHAAADHPGMSARRLPAVEERSAGGVVVDVHEGEARIAVIARRNRAGRIEWCLPKGHIEGDETLPQTAAREVAEETGIEGKVLIELGTIDYWFAAGERRIHKYVHHYLLEATGGHLTIENDPDHEAIDVAWLPLRDAHRHLTFPNERRIARLAWQRLSGDAASC; encoded by the coding sequence ATGAGCCACGCCGCCGCCGACCACCCGGGGATGTCCGCTCGTCGGCTCCCGGCGGTCGAGGAGCGCAGCGCGGGGGGTGTCGTCGTCGACGTCCACGAGGGCGAGGCCAGGATCGCCGTCATCGCCCGACGCAACCGCGCGGGCCGCATCGAGTGGTGCCTGCCGAAGGGGCACATCGAGGGTGACGAGACCCTGCCCCAGACGGCGGCCCGCGAGGTGGCCGAGGAGACGGGCATCGAGGGCAAGGTGCTCATCGAGCTCGGCACCATCGACTACTGGTTCGCCGCTGGCGAGCGCCGGATCCACAAGTACGTGCACCACTACCTGCTCGAGGCGACCGGCGGCCACCTGACCATCGAGAACGACCCCGACCACGAGGCGATCGACGTCGCCTGGCTGCCCCTGCGCGACGCCCACCGCCACCTGACCTTCCCGAACGAGCGGCGGATCGCCCGACTCGCCTGGCAGCGACTGTCCGGCGACGCGGCATCCTGCTGA